From the candidate division KSB1 bacterium genome, one window contains:
- a CDS encoding MFS transporter, with the protein MKKLTPIVALTCVFMLACCFVLFGAISVGLMKNLGMDAKQWSMIPAIFLYTACLVQFFIGAVTDKVGHKIIALLGFIVIALSILLIRSAASVSALYVSAALLGMGAMAANTVGNTIIPQVLFEGKDPARASNFGNGFFGLGLFVAPLIINFAPDYKVGLMILFALNLLFLILALLADFPPAALGYRFSTAAKMLTQPAVLVAALALMCYIGLEMSMSNWTNPLMNELFTKAQAADPAKSAATVLSVFGLSMTIGRFIASAIKNLTAKGVKVIITVSAIAIAALLVLRFAQSPALAILAVVIVGLSFAPIFPTVVGVTFGKYESKYYGSIFGIIFAVGLFGGGLVQNLIGAMAGESVQSAFIVLAVAAAVLLIISLLMEKAKAKPIE; encoded by the coding sequence ATGAAGAAATTGACCCCGATTGTTGCGTTGACCTGCGTCTTTATGCTGGCCTGCTGCTTTGTGCTCTTTGGCGCGATTTCTGTCGGGCTTATGAAGAATCTTGGAATGGACGCCAAGCAATGGAGCATGATTCCGGCGATTTTTCTCTATACCGCCTGCCTGGTGCAGTTTTTTATCGGCGCCGTGACCGATAAGGTCGGGCACAAGATCATCGCCCTGTTGGGTTTTATCGTCATCGCTTTGAGCATTTTATTGATTCGTTCTGCGGCTTCGGTTTCGGCGCTGTATGTGTCCGCGGCGCTCCTGGGCATGGGCGCAATGGCCGCCAACACGGTCGGGAACACCATCATACCGCAGGTGCTTTTTGAAGGCAAAGATCCGGCGCGTGCCAGTAATTTCGGCAACGGCTTTTTCGGCCTCGGCCTTTTCGTTGCACCGCTGATCATCAATTTTGCGCCGGACTATAAAGTCGGTTTGATGATTCTCTTTGCCCTGAACCTTCTGTTCCTCATTTTGGCACTGCTTGCCGACTTTCCTCCTGCAGCTTTGGGCTATCGCTTCTCGACAGCGGCCAAAATGCTGACTCAGCCGGCGGTTTTGGTGGCGGCTTTGGCGCTGATGTGCTACATCGGCCTGGAGATGTCGATGAGCAACTGGACGAATCCGCTGATGAACGAGTTGTTTACCAAAGCTCAGGCTGCCGATCCGGCAAAATCCGCCGCCACGGTGCTGTCTGTTTTCGGGCTCTCCATGACCATCGGCCGGTTTATCGCCTCGGCGATTAAGAACTTGACCGCCAAAGGGGTGAAGGTCATTATTACCGTTTCTGCAATTGCCATTGCCGCCCTGCTTGTGCTGCGCTTTGCCCAATCGCCCGCCCTTGCCATCCTGGCGGTGGTGATCGTCGGCTTGTCTTTTGCACCCATTTTCCCCACCGTTGTCGGGGTGACTTTCGGAAAATATGAGTCGAAATACTATGGCTCCATTTTCGGGATCATTTTTGCCGTCGGTCTGTTCGGCGGCGGCCTGGTGCAGAACTTGATCGGCGCCATGGCCGGCGAATCGGTGCAGTCGGCTTTTATCGTTTTGGCGGTCGCGGCAGCGGTTCTGCTCATTATTTCCCTTTTGATGGAAAAAGCGAAAGCAAAGCCGATTGAGTGA
- a CDS encoding Wzz/FepE/Etk N-terminal domain-containing protein has protein sequence MSLDYTKPSDDKEWGLQDYWALAVRRKWIIIGVFFLVFISSLIYLLTRPPVYVSSSTFILESIDAKSALYKNPAAYYYMMRQTRPLAFYETLLRSKTFYDRVSQAAVKDSALTACREFDASLLPSLFANLRLTGNEQGELLYSLSVEAPHPTIAYRFAV, from the coding sequence GTGAGTTTGGATTATACAAAACCATCGGATGATAAGGAATGGGGACTTCAGGATTATTGGGCTCTAGCGGTTCGTCGTAAATGGATTATTATTGGCGTATTTTTTCTTGTCTTCATTTCCTCCTTAATTTACCTGCTGACGCGTCCACCGGTCTATGTTTCGAGTTCCACCTTTATTCTGGAAAGTATAGACGCCAAGAGTGCGCTGTATAAAAATCCGGCCGCTTATTACTATATGATGCGGCAGACGCGGCCTTTGGCTTTTTACGAAACTCTGCTGAGAAGCAAGACATTTTACGATCGCGTTAGTCAAGCAGCCGTGAAGGACAGTGCGCTTACGGCCTGCCGCGAGTTCGATGCTTCCCTTTTGCCTTCTCTATTTGCCAATCTGCGGCTTACGGGCAACGAACAAGGCGAACTTCTTTACAGTTTGTCGGTCGAAGCTCCTCACCCGACGATTGCCTATCGATTTGCCGT
- a CDS encoding MFS transporter — RSLVWIFFIYCLIYAPTLALTNTIAFRNLKDSEKEFGFVRVGGTIGWIAIGLTLSGLRYLISVKGDVMILAGIMSLIAGLYAFTLPNTPPSKDKTNPLAFLAAIKMLKNSNFAVFIIINFVVSTELMFYYVLTGPFLVSSKIGVTNEALSGVMVIAQAAEILVMALLLPYFLPKYGIRKTLTLGILAWPLRYLIFAIGAPKWLVIASLALHGFCYVFFFTASQIYVDTVAPKDIRASAQSLIFLVTIGLGMYLGSFFAGWIQNLFSTFDGQGAIVDTNWTGVFLVPFVLTILCAAAFVLTFKEKLQFESES; from the coding sequence CGATCGCTGGTTTGGATCTTTTTCATCTATTGTTTGATTTATGCCCCGACTTTGGCATTGACGAACACGATTGCTTTCCGAAATCTGAAGGATTCGGAAAAAGAGTTCGGTTTTGTCCGCGTCGGCGGCACCATCGGCTGGATCGCCATCGGACTAACTCTTTCCGGTTTGCGCTACCTGATCAGCGTCAAAGGCGATGTGATGATTCTTGCCGGCATCATGTCGCTGATCGCCGGTCTCTATGCATTTACGCTGCCGAACACGCCGCCCAGCAAGGATAAAACCAATCCTTTGGCATTCCTGGCGGCGATCAAGATGCTTAAAAACTCCAACTTTGCCGTTTTTATCATCATTAACTTTGTCGTTTCCACAGAGCTTATGTTCTACTATGTCTTGACCGGGCCGTTTTTGGTTTCGTCTAAAATCGGCGTCACCAACGAGGCTTTGAGCGGCGTGATGGTCATTGCGCAGGCTGCGGAAATTCTGGTGATGGCGCTATTGTTGCCTTATTTCCTTCCCAAGTACGGCATTCGTAAGACCCTAACCCTCGGTATTTTGGCATGGCCTCTGCGATATCTCATCTTTGCAATCGGCGCCCCCAAATGGCTGGTCATCGCTTCCTTGGCGCTTCACGGCTTTTGTTACGTCTTCTTTTTTACCGCTTCACAGATCTATGTCGATACGGTTGCGCCGAAAGATATCCGCGCTTCTGCGCAGAGCCTTATTTTCCTTGTCACTATCGGCTTGGGTATGTATCTCGGCAGCTTTTTCGCCGGTTGGATCCAAAACCTTTTTTCGACCTTCGACGGGCAAGGAGCCATCGTTGATACCAACTGGACCGGCGTTTTTCTAGTACCGTTTGTATTGACGATTCTTTGTGCCGCGGCTTTCGTACTCACATTTAAGGAAAAGCTGCAATTCGAATCAGAGTCTTGA
- a CDS encoding MFS transporter, translated as MGLKLRLFFMMFLQYTIWGAWYPAYSAYLQTTLGFNGTQVGIIYGLLSLATIISPFFGGQLADR; from the coding sequence ATGGGTCTTAAACTGCGTTTATTCTTTATGATGTTTCTGCAGTACACGATTTGGGGCGCCTGGTATCCGGCTTACTCTGCCTATCTGCAGACTACTTTGGGTTTCAACGGCACGCAGGTGGGGATCATTTACGGCCTATTGTCCTTGGCGACGATCATCTCGCCGTTTTTCGGCGGTCAACTGGCAGACCGTTA